The Acipenser ruthenus chromosome 25, fAciRut3.2 maternal haplotype, whole genome shotgun sequence genome has a window encoding:
- the LOC117411947 gene encoding protein ABHD14A isoform X1: MKAEQKLCRSGIMHFFRNRLVVLGLVLLATVLLYLLLPAIRQGSMEPFLNVQRMGLTGGSPTAPTARFPKPVNITIRTGQLAGDPPLFFRETISVDAAGKKMQPRLQVVLLHGQAFTSKTWEDLGTLTLLASHGYQALALDLPDSETMKTDQNRTNLLLRFLDSLGVQAPVLISPSMSGRFSLPLLMHHSSRLRGFVAVAPVGTKLYSEQQYHSIQTPTLIVFGALDGSLGTQSLKNLSQLPHHTVVRIDGAKHACYMDKPREFHQALLIFLSKLNRETRSQHGRKKEILSEEKK; the protein is encoded by the exons ATGAAAGCTGAGCAAAA ACTGTGCCGCTCTGGGATAATGCATTTCTTTCGGAACCGGCTGGTAGTCCTGGGTCTAGTGCTGCTGGCGACCGTGCTGCTGTACCTGCTGCTGCCCGCCATCCGCCAGGGCAGTATGGAGCCCTTCTTGAATGTCCAGAGGATGGGGCTGACAGGAGGCTCTCCCACAGCTCCGACCGCCAGATTCCCTAAGCCAGTCAACATCACAATCCGCACGGGCCAGCTGGCCGGAGACCCGCCTCTCTTCTTCAGGGAAACGATCAGCGTCGATGCAGCGGGGAAGAAGATGCAGCCCAG GCTGCAGGTGGTTCTACTGCACGGTCAGGCCTTCACCTCAAAGACCTGGGAGGACCTGGGCACCCTGACTTTACTGGCTAGTCACGGCTACCAAGCACTGGCCCTGGACTTGCCCG ATTCAGAAACAATGAAGACGGATCAGAACCGGACTAACCTCCTGCTGCGGTTCCTGGACTCCCTGGGGGTGCAGGCGCCGGTCCTGATCAGCCCCTCGATGAGCGGGcgtttctctctccccctcctgaTGCACCACAGCTCCCGTCTCAGAGGCTTCGTCGCTGTCGCCCCCGTGGGCACCAAGCTGTACAGCGAGCAGCAGTACCACAGCATACAG accCCGACTCTGATAGTCTTTGGTGCCCTGGATGGCAGTCTGGGGACCCAGTCATTGAAGAACCTGAGCCAGCTCCCTCACCACACTGTAGTGCGAATCGATGGAGCCAAGCACGCGTGCTACATGGACAAGCCAAGGGAGTTCCACCAGGCACTGCTCATCTTCCTCAGCAAGCTGAACAGAGAGACTCGTTCACAGCacggaagaaaaaaagaaatcctttcggaagaaaaaaaataa
- the LOC117411895 gene encoding GATOR complex protein NPRL2 isoform X1: MGSNSRIECIFFSEFHPTLGPKITYQVPEEYISRELFDTVQVYIITKPELQNKLITVTAMEKKLIGCPVCIEHKKYSRNALLFNLGFVCDARAKTCALEPIVKKLSGYLTTLELESGFISNEESKQKLVPIMSTLLEELNAKGECTLPIDESNTIHVKLIDQRKDPLIVQEYDVPVFTECKDEFFRSQWDLTTQQILAYIDGFRHIQKISAEADVELNLVRIAVQNLLYYGVVTLVSIFQYSNVYCTTPKVQNLIDNKSVQEECLLYVTKPGQKRASLRDVFQLYCGLSPGTTVRDLCSRYAQQLHRVDERKLIQFGLMKGFIRRLQKYPVKATRGDRSRPPRLYTGCHSYDEICCKTGMSYRELDERLENDPNIIVCWK; the protein is encoded by the exons ATGGGCAGTAACAGCCGCATCGAGTGTATCTTCTTCAGTGAGTTCCACCCGACCCTGGGACCAAAGATCACCTACCAA GTCCCAGAGGAGTACATTTCCAGAGAGCTGTTCGATACTGTCCAGGTTTACATCATCACAAAGCCCGAACTGCAGAACAAACTCATTACAGT CACGGCGATGGAAAAGAAGCTGATTGGCTGTCCGGTGTGCATCGAGCACAAGAAGTACAGCCGCAATGCTCTGTTGTTTAACCTGGGCTTCGTGTGCGACGCTCGTGCCAAAACCTGCGCCCTGGAGCCTATCGTCAAGAAACTATCTGGATACCTGACAACACTAGAG CTGGAGAGCGGATTCATTTCCAATGAAGAGAGCAAGCAGAAGCTGGTGCCAATCATGTCCACACTGCTGGAGGAGCTGAATGCCAAAGGGGAGTGCACCTTACCCATCG ACGAGTCCAACACCATCCATGTGAAGCTGATTGATCAGCGGAAGGACCCTCTGATCGTGCAGGAGTATGACGTGCCTGTCTTCACTGAGTGCAAGGATGAGTTCTTCAGATCACAGTGGGACCTCACCACACAGCAg ATCCTGGCCTATATTGATGGGTTCCGTCACATTCAGAAGATCTCAGCTGAAGCGGATGTGGAGCTGAATCTAGTTCGAATCGCTGTGCAGAACTTACT GTACTATGGAGTTGTGACCTTAGTCTCTATCTTTCAA TATTCAAATGTGTACTGCACCACCCCCAAGGTCCAGAATCTCATAGATAACAAGTCCGTTCAGGAGGAGTGTCTGCTCTACGTcacaaagccag GTCAGAAGCGTGCCAGCCTGCGAGATGTGTTCCAGCTCTACTGTGGACTGAGCCCTGGCACCACCGTGAGAGATCTGTGCTCCAGATACGCTCAGCAGCTCCACAGAGTCGACGAGAG GAAGCTGATCCAGTTTGGGTTGATGAAAGGGTTCATCCGACGGCTACAGAAATACCCCGTGAAGGCGACCCGCGGCGATAGAAGCCGCCCGCCCCGGCTCTACACTGGTTGCCATAGCTACGATGAGATCTGCTGCAAAACAG GAATGAGCTACAGAGAGCTGGACGAGCGGCTGGAGAACGATCCCAACATAATCGTGTGCTGGAAATGA
- the LOC117411895 gene encoding GATOR complex protein NPRL2 isoform X2 produces MGSNSRIECIFFSEFHPTLGPKITYQVPEEYISRELFDTVQVYIITKPELQNKLITVTAMEKKLIGCPVCIEHKKYSRNALLFNLGFVCDARAKTCALEPIVKKLSGYLTTLELESGFISNEESKQKLVPIMSTLLEELNAKGECTLPIDESNTIHVKLIDQRKDPLIVQEYDVPVFTECKDEFFRSQWDLTTQQILAYIDGFRHIQKISAEADVELNLVRIAVQNLLYYGVVTLVSIFQVQNLIDNKSVQEECLLYVTKPGQKRASLRDVFQLYCGLSPGTTVRDLCSRYAQQLHRVDERKLIQFGLMKGFIRRLQKYPVKATRGDRSRPPRLYTGCHSYDEICCKTGMSYRELDERLENDPNIIVCWK; encoded by the exons ATGGGCAGTAACAGCCGCATCGAGTGTATCTTCTTCAGTGAGTTCCACCCGACCCTGGGACCAAAGATCACCTACCAA GTCCCAGAGGAGTACATTTCCAGAGAGCTGTTCGATACTGTCCAGGTTTACATCATCACAAAGCCCGAACTGCAGAACAAACTCATTACAGT CACGGCGATGGAAAAGAAGCTGATTGGCTGTCCGGTGTGCATCGAGCACAAGAAGTACAGCCGCAATGCTCTGTTGTTTAACCTGGGCTTCGTGTGCGACGCTCGTGCCAAAACCTGCGCCCTGGAGCCTATCGTCAAGAAACTATCTGGATACCTGACAACACTAGAG CTGGAGAGCGGATTCATTTCCAATGAAGAGAGCAAGCAGAAGCTGGTGCCAATCATGTCCACACTGCTGGAGGAGCTGAATGCCAAAGGGGAGTGCACCTTACCCATCG ACGAGTCCAACACCATCCATGTGAAGCTGATTGATCAGCGGAAGGACCCTCTGATCGTGCAGGAGTATGACGTGCCTGTCTTCACTGAGTGCAAGGATGAGTTCTTCAGATCACAGTGGGACCTCACCACACAGCAg ATCCTGGCCTATATTGATGGGTTCCGTCACATTCAGAAGATCTCAGCTGAAGCGGATGTGGAGCTGAATCTAGTTCGAATCGCTGTGCAGAACTTACT GTACTATGGAGTTGTGACCTTAGTCTCTATCTTTCAA GTCCAGAATCTCATAGATAACAAGTCCGTTCAGGAGGAGTGTCTGCTCTACGTcacaaagccag GTCAGAAGCGTGCCAGCCTGCGAGATGTGTTCCAGCTCTACTGTGGACTGAGCCCTGGCACCACCGTGAGAGATCTGTGCTCCAGATACGCTCAGCAGCTCCACAGAGTCGACGAGAG GAAGCTGATCCAGTTTGGGTTGATGAAAGGGTTCATCCGACGGCTACAGAAATACCCCGTGAAGGCGACCCGCGGCGATAGAAGCCGCCCGCCCCGGCTCTACACTGGTTGCCATAGCTACGATGAGATCTGCTGCAAAACAG GAATGAGCTACAGAGAGCTGGACGAGCGGCTGGAGAACGATCCCAACATAATCGTGTGCTGGAAATGA
- the LOC117412077 gene encoding transmembrane reductase CYB561D2: MTLSADSESQLYSILRRVAGVSVHVLCVGFTVFLAVMARPGTSLFSWHPFLMTFSFSFFMTEALLLFSPDSSPIQRFSHKIKGRYHWILQALATTCALLGLAAIFYNKHLNNKPHFATWHGLVGLLTVLFAVMQSLGGVSLLFPKLAKGWSLAKLKRYHSASGLVGYLLGCTSLLLGMSSLWFTTAVHSLGWYLAALCPILSALVIMNQVTSSYMTKKRFQT; this comes from the exons ATGACACTGAGCGCGGATTCCGAATCACAGCTCTACAGCATCCTGCGCAGAGTGGCTGgtgtgagcgtgcatgtgctctgTGTGGGGTTCACAGTGTTTCTGGCTGTAATGGCGAGGCCTGGGACCA gtttattTTCTTGGCATCCGTTCCTGATGACCTTCTCT TTTTCCTTCTTCATGACAGAGGCCCTGCTCCTCTTCTCCCCAGACAGCTCTCCCATTCAGCGCTTCTCCCACAAGATCAAAGGCCGCTACCATTGGATCCTGCAGGCCCTGGCCACTACCTGCGCCTTGCTGGGATTGGCTGCCATCTTCTACAACAAGCACCTCAACAACAAACCACACTTCGCCACCTGGCACGGGCTGGTTGGCTTGCTGACTGTCCTGTTTGCTGTGATGCAGTCCCTGGGTGGGGTCTCCCTGCTCTTCCCCAAACTGGCCAAAGGCTGGTCGCTGGCCAAACTGAAGCGCTACCACTCTGCGTCAGGACTGGTGGGATACCTGCTGGGCTGCACCAGCCTACTGCTGGGCATGTCTTCCTTATGGTTTACTACTGCTGTCCATAGCCTGGGCTGGTACCTGGCTGCCTTGTGCCCTATACTTAGCGCCTTGGTCATCATGAACCAAGTCACCAGCTCCTACATGACAAAGAAACGCTTCCAAACTTAA
- the LOC117411947 gene encoding protein ABHD14A isoform X2: MHFFRNRLVVLGLVLLATVLLYLLLPAIRQGSMEPFLNVQRMGLTGGSPTAPTARFPKPVNITIRTGQLAGDPPLFFRETISVDAAGKKMQPRLQVVLLHGQAFTSKTWEDLGTLTLLASHGYQALALDLPDSETMKTDQNRTNLLLRFLDSLGVQAPVLISPSMSGRFSLPLLMHHSSRLRGFVAVAPVGTKLYSEQQYHSIQTPTLIVFGALDGSLGTQSLKNLSQLPHHTVVRIDGAKHACYMDKPREFHQALLIFLSKLNRETRSQHGRKKEILSEEKK; the protein is encoded by the exons ATGCATTTCTTTCGGAACCGGCTGGTAGTCCTGGGTCTAGTGCTGCTGGCGACCGTGCTGCTGTACCTGCTGCTGCCCGCCATCCGCCAGGGCAGTATGGAGCCCTTCTTGAATGTCCAGAGGATGGGGCTGACAGGAGGCTCTCCCACAGCTCCGACCGCCAGATTCCCTAAGCCAGTCAACATCACAATCCGCACGGGCCAGCTGGCCGGAGACCCGCCTCTCTTCTTCAGGGAAACGATCAGCGTCGATGCAGCGGGGAAGAAGATGCAGCCCAG GCTGCAGGTGGTTCTACTGCACGGTCAGGCCTTCACCTCAAAGACCTGGGAGGACCTGGGCACCCTGACTTTACTGGCTAGTCACGGCTACCAAGCACTGGCCCTGGACTTGCCCG ATTCAGAAACAATGAAGACGGATCAGAACCGGACTAACCTCCTGCTGCGGTTCCTGGACTCCCTGGGGGTGCAGGCGCCGGTCCTGATCAGCCCCTCGATGAGCGGGcgtttctctctccccctcctgaTGCACCACAGCTCCCGTCTCAGAGGCTTCGTCGCTGTCGCCCCCGTGGGCACCAAGCTGTACAGCGAGCAGCAGTACCACAGCATACAG accCCGACTCTGATAGTCTTTGGTGCCCTGGATGGCAGTCTGGGGACCCAGTCATTGAAGAACCTGAGCCAGCTCCCTCACCACACTGTAGTGCGAATCGATGGAGCCAAGCACGCGTGCTACATGGACAAGCCAAGGGAGTTCCACCAGGCACTGCTCATCTTCCTCAGCAAGCTGAACAGAGAGACTCGTTCACAGCacggaagaaaaaaagaaatcctttcggaagaaaaaaaataa
- the LOC117411880 gene encoding transmembrane protein 115: protein MNRYLPVARQHFLAALASTSVVVKAICAIVILLYLLSLVVDTVYVLGVTPGFLFPPNFWIWTLATHAVTEQHVWDVVVSLATVIVAGRLLEPLWGALELLIFFAVVNISVGLLAGFSYLLTYISTFNLDYLFEVRVHGMLGFLGGVLVALKQTMGDSTVLRVPQVRLKVAPMLVLLALAVLRLTTLMDTTAPLAAYGYGVLSGWVYLRFYQKHSRGRGDMSDHFAFASFFPEILQPLVGLLAGLVHSILVKVKVCRKTVKRYDVGAPSSITISLPGTDPQDAERRRQLALKALNERLKRVEDQSAWPNMEEEEEDESGADVPLLPGREAPSSAGVGGGQESSIISFEDAPLQS from the exons atgaaccGCTATCTGCCAGTCGCCCGCCAACACTTTCTGGCTGCCCTAGCCAGCACCAGCGTGGTGGTCAAAGCCATCTGTGCCATAGTCATCCTTTTGTACCTGCTCTCTCTAGTGGTGGACACTGTCTACGTGCTGGGGGTGACACCTGGCTTTCTCTTTCCCCCGAACTTCTGGATCTGGACCCTGGCCACCCACGCGGTGACAGAACAGCACGTGTGGGATGTGGTGGTTAGCCTGGCCACGGTGATCGTGGCCGGGAGGCTGCTGGAGCCCCTGTGGGGTGCCCTGGAGCTGCTCATTTTCTTTGCCGTCGTCAACATCTCCGTGGGCCTCCTGGCCGGCTTCTCTTACCTGCTCACCTACATCTCCACCTTCAACCTGGACTACCTGTTTGAGGTGCGGGTCCACGGCATGCTGGGCTTCTTGGGAGGAGTGCTGGTGGCCCTCAAGCAGACGATGGGTGACTCCACAGTGCTGCGCGTGCCCCAGGTGCGGCTCAAGGTGGCCCCCATGCTGGTGCTGCTGGCCCTGGCCGTCCTGCGCCTCACCACGCTGATGGACACCACGGCCCCGCTGGCAGCGTACGGCTACGGTGTGCTCTCTGGGTGGGTGTACCTGCGATTTTACCAGAAGCACAGCCGTGGCCGGGGGGACATGTCGGACCACTTTGCCTTTGCCTCTTTCTTCCCAGAGATCCTGCAGCCACTGGTGGGCCTCCTGGCTGGGCTGGTGCACAGCATACTGGTCAAGGTGAAGGTGTGCCGCAAAACCGTCAAGCGGTACGACGTGGGGGCACCTTCCTCCATCACCATCAGCCTGCCCGGCACTGACCCTCAAGATGCTGAGAGGAGAAG GCAGCTTGCCCTGAAGGCTTTGAACGAACGTCTGAAGCGAGTGGAGGACCAGTCTGCCTGGCCGAAcatggaggaggaggaagaggatgaaAGTGGAGCTGACGTGCCGCTCCTCCCTGGACGTGAGGCCCCATCCTCGGCTGGGGTGGGCGGTGGCCAGGAGTCCAGCATCATCAGCTTCGAGGACGCACCTTTACAATCCTAA
- the LOC117971371 gene encoding zinc finger MYND domain-containing protein 10-like has protein sequence MESATAVLFPGESEGYVQSLETYPLKEIGSARWFRQHEYIEKLNMQAILNATASQDEFVKEHLISYSKIPTLIYEVISVEIWKHKVFPILCQLQDFNPKSTFPIYMVIHHEATIINLLETVLFHKESCEAAEEAVLDLLDYCLRKVTCLAAQTVTGETPTQDKLTQSDHSDTATLQDLQEQSTALEFDVSLKALSILRYITDHIDSLTLSTLTRMLNTHNLPCVLVQLVEHCPWSRRTKGQLEKYMDGKWYQVPKVDQLKMTKLDGQVWICLLNLLLRPECQQKYDFNDFNKGQLLKLRGFLTEVLIDQLPNLGELQRFLSHLSVTDPAPPKRDLILEQIPEIMDNILKENSGKWKAIAKYQVKQAFDPCDEDLQQHARRLAQTYNLDVMENLIPEKPKCGFCGSEASKRCSRCQGEWYCRRECQVKHWQKHKKACELMAETVSKLQGDLKIEA, from the exons ATGGAGAGTGCAACGGCAGTGCTGTTCCCCGGAGAATCTGAGGGGTACGTCCAGAGTTTGGAAACTTACCCACTCAAAGAAATTGGAAGCGCCCG ATGGTTCAGACAGCACGAATACATCGAGAAGCTGAACATGCAGGCTATCCTGAACGCTACTGCCAGCCAGGATGAGTTTGTGAAGGAGCACCTCATCTCCTACAGCAAG ATCCCCACTCTGATTTATGAAGTGATCTCTGTAGAAATTTGGAAACATAAAGTGTTCCCAATCTTATGTCAATTGCAGGACTTCAACCCTAAAAGCACCTTCCCTATATACATGGTG ATTCATCATGAAGCCACCATTATCAACCTCCTAGAGACTGTCCTGTTCCACAAG GAGTCCTGCGAGGCTGCAGAGGAGGCTGTTCTGGATCTCCTCGATTACTGTCTTCGGAAAGTCACCTGTCTGGCCGCTCAAACTGTGACTGGGGAGACGCCGACCCAGGACAAACTGACCCAGAGTGACCACTCGGACACAGCCACACTGCAG gatcTTCAGGAACAGAGCACAGCACTCGAGTTTGATGTATCACTAAAGGCCCTCTCCATCCTGCGCTACATCACTGATCACATAGACAG TTTAACTCTGAGCACCCTAACCAGGATGCTGAACACACACAACCTGccctgtgtgctggtgcagtTAGTGGAGCACTGCCCCTGGAGCCGACGCACTAAAG GTCAGTTAGAGAAGTACATGGATGGGAAGTGGTACCAGGTCCCCAAAGTGGACCAGCTGAAGATGACTAAGCTGGACGGCCAGGTGTGGATCTGTCTGCTCAACCTGCTGCTGAGACCGGAGTGCCAGCAGAAGTATGACTTCAACGACTTCAACAAGGGCCAGCTATTAAAG CTGCGAGGCTTCCTCACAGAAGTCCTGATCGACCAGCTGCCCAACCTGGGCGAGTTACAACGCTTCCTCAGCCACCTGTCTGTGACTGATCCCGCTCCTCCAAAGAGGGACCTCATTTTGGAGCAG ATCCCTGAGATTATGGACAACATTCTGAAGGAGAATTCCGGTAAATGGAAAGCGATCGCTAAGTACCAGGTGAAGCAAGCATTCGACCCTTGTGATGAGGACCTGCAGCAGCATGCACGCAG ACTGGCACAGACCTACAACCTGGATGTGATGGAAAACCTGATCCCAGAGAAACCCAAGTGTGGCTTCTGTGGTTCGGAGGCGTCTAAGCGCTGCTCCCGCTGCCAGGGCGAGTGGTACTGCCGCCG GGAATGTCAAGTCAAACACTGGCAGAAGCACAAGAAAGCATGTGAGCTAATGGCTGAAactgtgagtaaactccaggggGACTTGAAGATCGAAGCATAG